The following proteins are encoded in a genomic region of Cyclonatronum proteinivorum:
- a CDS encoding tetratricopeptide repeat protein yields MMHLSDELKARMAQINALIKQHKYNDAVNDIYALKRDYKGIEIPEYERFLEWYVRDMRDRIAGTLEREPQAWFNAAYDSYKKGYKLIAVLTWEFAEACSPEGKYPGASNNRGLALQELGHYEAEIGAYEKAEGDSPEGKYPDASYNRGIALRELGRYAEAIGAYEKAEGDSPEGKFPVASNNRGNALGKLGRYAAAIGAYEKAEGDSPEGKFPVASYNRGNALRELGRYAEAIGAFEKAEGDSPGGKYPDASYNRGIALRELGRYEAAIGAYEKAEGDSPEGKFPDASKNRGYVLEKIGHYESAIGAFEKAEGDSPDGKFPVASYNRGYVLEKLGHYEAAIGAYEKAEGDSPEGKFPLASNNRGNALQKLGRYAEAIGAYEKAEGDSPEGKYPDASINKAILYYNIGTYPKAIEACNKAVADSKDTYVKARVYWSKALFAQGRKPQAYKQAVKAILIDSNDLFGIGHLCAQFKEEAVISAAAFKRYQNRQAYLLQKNIESRPDNVQAYGKDTLDKYELPVFDQLDKFLLILGFEALTPSLSLSFQERLTLAYLTAYSHQQPWRTYDFIDNNLDSRFALSDMDLYFYLSSSYHIADDVTDLTSTANLGAPKEDPIFYAAFQTLSQAIKSAEENKQFADEYLLEINPELLKMRDRQILETNRKPEINDALAAILDQKPYEIPMSDTELTGMLVGYLVQQKALAVPDYVETQEKKLALKNFRNELLSTKRDYKDLAALTRKMIRVGVPYQLAFYELTEVYIQAEQDSDRHNIAIMKVVALVSHYLDYLEKPIHESILFEAAAFMIPQISEIIPPPYKRLASVTLTLLVAAAKKTLKDNHKKNVETEFERILSELR; encoded by the coding sequence ATGATGCACCTATCAGATGAACTCAAAGCGAGAATGGCGCAGATTAACGCGCTTATTAAACAGCATAAATATAATGATGCGGTAAATGATATTTATGCCTTGAAGCGGGATTACAAGGGGATTGAAATCCCGGAATATGAGCGGTTTTTAGAATGGTATGTTAGGGATATGCGTGATCGCATAGCTGGTACTCTTGAACGGGAACCGCAAGCGTGGTTTAATGCAGCATATGATTCATATAAAAAAGGGTATAAGCTTATCGCAGTACTTACATGGGAGTTTGCAGAGGCTTGCAGCCCGGAAGGGAAATATCCGGGTGCGTCCAACAATCGCGGACTTGCATTACAAGAATTAGGCCATTACGAAGCAGAGATTGGGGCGTATGAGAAAGCGGAGGGGGATAGTCCGGAGGGGAAATATCCGGATGCGTCTTACAATCGCGGAATTGCATTACGAGAATTAGGCCGTTACGCAGAAGCGATTGGGGCGTATGAGAAAGCGGAGGGGGACAGCCCTGAAGGGAAATTTCCGGTTGCGTCGAACAATCGCGGAAATGCATTAGGAAAATTAGGCCGTTACGCAGCAGCGATTGGGGCGTATGAGAAAGCGGAGGGGGATAGCCCGGAAGGGAAATTTCCGGTTGCGTCTTACAATCGCGGAAATGCATTACGAGAATTAGGCCGTTACGCAGAAGCGATTGGGGCCTTTGAGAAAGCGGAGGGGGACAGCCCGGGAGGGAAATATCCGGATGCGTCTTACAATCGCGGAATTGCATTACGAGAATTAGGCCGTTACGAAGCAGCGATTGGGGCGTATGAGAAAGCGGAGGGGGACAGCCCTGAAGGGAAATTTCCGGATGCGTCAAAGAATCGCGGATATGTATTAGAAAAAATAGGCCATTACGAATCAGCGATTGGGGCCTTTGAGAAAGCGGAGGGGGATAGCCCGGATGGGAAATTTCCGGTTGCGTCTTACAATCGCGGATATGTATTAGAAAAATTAGGCCATTACGAGGCAGCGATTGGGGCGTATGAGAAAGCGGAGGGGGACAGCCCGGAAGGGAAATTTCCGCTTGCGTCAAACAATCGCGGAAATGCATTACAAAAATTAGGCCGTTACGCAGAAGCGATTGGGGCGTATGAGAAAGCGGAGGGGGACAGCCCGGAAGGGAAATATCCGGATGCGTCTATAAACAAAGCAATATTGTATTACAATATTGGAACCTATCCCAAAGCCATTGAGGCCTGTAATAAAGCGGTAGCCGACAGCAAGGATACCTATGTGAAAGCCCGGGTATATTGGTCAAAAGCGCTGTTCGCGCAGGGCAGGAAACCTCAAGCCTACAAGCAGGCGGTTAAGGCCATCCTCATCGATAGCAATGATTTGTTTGGAATCGGCCATTTATGCGCCCAATTTAAAGAGGAGGCTGTAATTTCGGCTGCCGCTTTCAAACGATACCAAAACCGGCAGGCCTACCTGCTGCAGAAAAATATTGAAAGCCGGCCCGATAATGTGCAGGCTTACGGCAAGGACACGCTCGACAAGTATGAGCTGCCCGTTTTTGATCAGCTTGATAAATTTTTGCTCATACTGGGCTTTGAAGCGCTCACGCCCTCACTCTCCCTGAGCTTTCAGGAACGCCTCACCCTTGCCTACCTAACCGCCTACAGCCATCAGCAGCCCTGGCGAACCTACGATTTCATAGACAATAATCTCGACAGCAGGTTTGCCCTCAGCGATATGGACCTGTACTTCTACCTGTCTTCTTCCTACCACATCGCAGATGATGTCACAGATTTAACCTCGACGGCCAACCTTGGCGCCCCCAAAGAAGACCCGATTTTTTATGCGGCCTTCCAAACGCTCAGCCAAGCTATAAAAAGCGCCGAAGAGAACAAGCAGTTTGCTGACGAATACCTGCTCGAAATCAACCCTGAGTTGCTCAAAATGCGCGACCGGCAAATCCTTGAAACCAACCGCAAGCCGGAAATCAACGATGCCTTAGCCGCCATCTTAGATCAGAAGCCCTATGAAATCCCCATGAGCGATACCGAGCTCACAGGCATGCTTGTGGGGTATTTGGTACAGCAAAAGGCTTTGGCTGTGCCGGATTACGTTGAAACCCAGGAAAAAAAACTTGCCCTTAAAAATTTCAGAAATGAGCTCTTAAGCACAAAAAGAGACTACAAAGACCTGGCAGCACTGACCCGGAAAATGATTCGGGTTGGTGTTCCCTATCAGCTTGCATTTTATGAACTTACAGAGGTTTATATTCAGGCAGAGCAAGACTCTGATCGCCACAATATTGCCATTATGAAGGTTGTGGCACTGGTATCCCATTATCTTGACTATCTTGAAAAACCGATCCATGAAAGTATACTTTTTGAAGCAGCTGCATTTATGATACCGCAGATCAGTGAAATCATTCCGCCTCCATATAAAAGATTAGCATCCGTAACCTTAACGTTACTGGTTGCAGCGGCTAAAAAAACGCTCAAAGACAACCACAAAAAAAATGTTGAAACAGAGTTTGAGCGCATACTAAGCGAGCTGAGATAA